One Primulina huaijiensis isolate GDHJ02 chromosome 5, ASM1229523v2, whole genome shotgun sequence DNA segment encodes these proteins:
- the LOC140977663 gene encoding uncharacterized protein, which produces MFFGKYFPADVNGLLTREFLSLWQWDLSVAEFIHKFDRGCHFVPMIARDATKKLRHFAEQALRDIDFEMQRKRHQIQSSSQQQRPPQEPGAHEPEEGYPCRQCNRFHFGKCMWETYKCFICGQEGHKAVDCPRNKGSTLSRAYVMHAEAEPDSTLITGRIYIAGVATHALLDSGATNSFISEYCIKRQGTIPVAMDSGFRVSIPSGNQMFTSQVVKRLELRLQKYGVQADLIVLPLPEFDIILGIDWLSSHGAVIDFRQRSVSVRPSSGKLFVFEAARHQQLPHVISRLCARKLMRRGCQAFLASILSVSEQVK; this is translated from the exons ATGTTCTTCGGGAAGTATTTTCCAGCTGACGTCAATGGCCTCCTGACGAGGGAGTTCCTGAGTCTCTGGCAGTGGGACTTATCTGTGGCGGAGTTTATCCATAAGTTTGACaggggctgccattttgtgcccaTGATCGCTAGAGATGCCACCAAGAAACTGAGACATTTT GCTGAGCAGGCGCTGCGAGACATAGActttgagatgcagaggaagCGGCATCAGATTCAGTCCAGCTCCCAGCAGCAGAGACCTCCTCAGGAGCCAGGGGCGCATGAGCCAGAGGAGGGATATCCTTGCAGACAGTGCAACAGGTTCCATTtcggcaagtgcatgtgggagACCTATAAGTGCTTCATTTGTGGACAGGAAGGCCATAAAGCAGTGGATTGCCCTAGGAACAAGGGCTCCACTCTTAGCCGagcttatgtgatgcatgccgagGCAGAGCCAGACTCGACATTGATTACTG gGAGGATATATATTGCAGGTGTAGCCAcacatgcattgctagattcaggagctacaaaTTCGTTTATATCTGAATATTGCATCAAGCGACAAGGAACCATACCAGTAGCGATGGATTCAGGGTTCAGAGTATCGATCCCATCTGGGAATCAGATGTTCACTtctcaggtagtgaagagattggagcttcggttACAGAAGTATGGAGTACAGGCAGATTTGATAGTACTACCATTACCGGAGTTCGACATCATCTTGGGTATTGACTGGCTATCTTCTCATGGTGCAGTCATAGATTTTCGACAGAGGTCAGTGTCTGTCAGACCATCCAGTGGGAAGCTGTTCGTTTTCGAGGCAGCTAGACATCAGCAGTTGCCGCACGTCATTTCCCGcttgtgtgcgaggaagcttatgaggAGAGGCTGCCAAGCGTTTTTGGCCAGCATCTTGTCAGTGTCTGAGCAAGTCAAGTAG